A portion of the Juglans microcarpa x Juglans regia isolate MS1-56 chromosome 1D, Jm3101_v1.0, whole genome shotgun sequence genome contains these proteins:
- the LOC121262287 gene encoding probable CCR4-associated factor 1 homolog 7 — MPLLPKSETIQIREVWADNLESEFSLIREIVDDFPYVAMDTEFPGIVLRPVGNFGSSYEYHYQTLKANVDVLKLIQLGLTFSDERGNLPTCGTGQHFIWQFNFREFDPNSDVFANESIELLRQSDIDFRKNNERGVDAVRFGELLMSSGVVLNNSVHWVTFHSGYDFGYLLKLLTCQNLPDTQVEFFNLINTYFPTVYDIKHLMKFCNSLHGGLNKLAELLEVERVGVCHQAGSDSLLTSCAFRKLKENFFSGSLEKYAGVLYGLGVDSGQSTN; from the coding sequence ATGCCGCTGTTACCCAAGAGCGAGACGATCCAGATCCGCGAGGTATGGGCCGATAATCTCGAATCGGAGTTTTCCCTGATCCGTGAGATCGTCGACGACTTCCCGTATGTTGCGATGGACACGGAGTTCCCCGGGATCGTTCTACGGCCCGTCGGGAACTTCGGGTCCAGCTACGAGTACCATTACCAGACCCTAAAAGCCAACGTGGATGTGCTCAAGCTGATCCAGCTGGGGCTCACCTTCTCCGACGAGCGAGGCAACCTCCCCACCTGCGGGACCGGGCAGCACTTCATCTGGCAGTTCAATTTTCGTGAGTTCGATCCCAACTCGGACGTCTTCGCCAACGAGTCGATCGAGCTCCTGCGCCAGAGCGACATAGATTTCCGGAAGAACAACGAGAGAGGCGTCGATGCGGTGCGCTTCGGGGAGTTGCTCATGTCCTCTGGTGTCGTTTTGAACAACAGCGTCCACTGGGTGACCTTCCACAGCGGCTACGACTTCGGGTACTTGCTCAAGCTTCTGACGTGTCAGAATCTACCGGATACCCAGGTGGAGTTCTTTAATTTGATCAACACGTATTTTCCGACGGTGTATGATATCAAGCATTTGATGAAGTTTTGCAATAGTTTGCACGGTGGGTTGAACAAGTTGGCGGAATTGTTGGAGGTGGAGCGAGTTGGGGTTTGCCACCAGGCTGGATCAGATAGTTTGCTCACGTCGTGTGCCTTCAggaagttgaaggaaaatttcTTTAGTGGCTCGTTGGAGAAGTATGCCGGCGTGCTGTACGGTTTAGGTGTTGACAGTGGACAGAGTACAAATTGA
- the LOC121262334 gene encoding 40S ribosomal protein S12-like isoform X2 — translation MSGEEAAVVVETPAPLLGEAMDIMTALQLVLRKSLAHGGLARGLHEGAKVIEKHAAQLCVLAEDCDQPDYVKLVKALCADHNVNLMTVPNAKSLGEWAGLTLLSFYVLSTVDWFLI, via the exons ATGTCGGG TGAAGAGGCTGCTGTTGTGGTGGAGACACCTGCCCCTCTTCTAGGGGAGGCCATGGACATCATGACAGCCTTGCAGCTCGTGCTGAGAAAATCGCTTGCTCATGGTGGGCTTGCCCGTGGCCTTCACGAAGGTGCGAAAGTAATTGAGAAGCACGCCGCCCAGCTTTGTGTTCTGGCAGAGGACTGTGACCAGCCCGATTATGTTAAACTGGTTAAAGCTCTCTGCGCTGACCACAATGTAAATTTGATGACAGTTCCTAATGCAAAGTCCCTAGGCGAGTGGGCTGGT CTAACTCTATTGTCGTTCTATGTGCTCTCTACTGTGGATTGGTTTCTCATCTAG
- the LOC121262334 gene encoding 40S ribosomal protein S12-like isoform X1 encodes MSGEEAAVVVETPAPLLGEAMDIMTALQLVLRKSLAHGGLARGLHEGAKVIEKHAAQLCVLAEDCDQPDYVKLVKALCADHNVNLMTVPNAKSLGEWAGLCKIDSEGKARKVVGCSCVVVKDFGEDHEALHIVREHVKSN; translated from the exons ATGTCGGG TGAAGAGGCTGCTGTTGTGGTGGAGACACCTGCCCCTCTTCTAGGGGAGGCCATGGACATCATGACAGCCTTGCAGCTCGTGCTGAGAAAATCGCTTGCTCATGGTGGGCTTGCCCGTGGCCTTCACGAAGGTGCGAAAGTAATTGAGAAGCACGCCGCCCAGCTTTGTGTTCTGGCAGAGGACTGTGACCAGCCCGATTATGTTAAACTGGTTAAAGCTCTCTGCGCTGACCACAATGTAAATTTGATGACAGTTCCTAATGCAAAGTCCCTAGGCGAGTGGGCTGGT TTGTGCAAGATTGATTCTGAGGGGAAAGCCAGAAAGGTAGTTGGTTGCTCCTGTGTTGTTGTGAAG GATTTTGGCGAGGATCATGAAGCTCTTCATATTGTTAGGGAGCATGTCAAGTCTAACTGA